GATAAGGTTTGTGTTTATTGGATGGAATTCTTGCTGACTTCAACTGCTGACTTCATGCTTACATAATCATTGTATATATAACACCCCATTTGGCACCTATGCCATTCAAGCCCCCTATCCCATTCTCTTGAAATTCTAAACCCCCctccaccccaccccaccccaccccaccccataTTCAAGAAACCCCATTTGATTTGAGATCaacccacccccaccccactcACTCCACTCCATATTCAAGGAACCCCATTTGAGATCAAGCCCCCTTACCCCCACCCCACACATCAACCCATATTCAAGAAAACTTGAAGAATTCCTCTTCTTTGAATCAGTAACAATGGATAAGGAAGGAAAGAAGAGAAGCAGCAAAGAGAAAGGGAACAGCCTGCCCCCAAGAAGAGGTCAGATCAAGGGCAAGATATTTGAGGATTGGAAAGAAACATTGTGGGGTGGGGGCAAGAGGGATGATGATCACTGTGGAAGTAGCAATACTATTATAAGCCAAGAAAGCAATGGCAGGCCAGATTAGTACAATTCATTGCCTTAGCTATATGGATTGTTCGACTAAAATGTATCAAGaagcatacatatatatatatgtatgtatataggtGGAATTTCTTGGTGAGTGgcaatttcaatttatagtacatgattttaaatttttttatttgaatacaattttatagtaaaaaatagcTGTAAAAATACGGATTTTGAgagtaattacaattattatcatagttgtatataaatatcgataaaaatatattagacgtttgttgtaataattttaatttttattttaatgaataaattttgtagACTTGATCTAATTAAATCAAGTAACGTAAAGTACTTTCGTCAAAATTTGATACCAAATCTTTGAAGTAATTAcctttacataaattatttttagtagtgtacatgaaaagaagaaagaacaaattgattgaaaattcagtcacaaaatcaatcaattaatcATCCAATtgttagaaagaaaaagagaatgaaaagaaagctCTAGTTATTCGAAGATATTATTCATTGGAAAACCTTAAAAGCGCACTATGTGTGAGGGAATTTAGTTCCATAATCGTGTTTACTCATTGGAGggacagaaaagaaaaaatatttaaaaggaaagagattcttgaaaatctgaaacgaaaaaacaaacatacaGGAAAATCGAAAGgaggaggaaaagaaaagagtatGAGGTTCCGATTCAAACAGCCAGTGCCATTGTCTTTGCTCCAGCCGCGGCAAGCGGCGGCTGCGGCGGCGTCGCTTCATTCAGTAACAAAGCAGTTGTGTAATTCTTTATTAACTATTTCAAACGCTTTTACTTCGTAATTCAGTGTTATtttgtctaaaaatttaaacttgtGTGTGAATTCATCTTgaaatgttattaattttacagTTCATCATTTGGGATTGCGTTCGATATAGATGGGGTGATACTTCGTGGTACAACTCCGATTGGGAATTCACGGAGAGCGCTGAGAAGATTGTATGATGATTCTGGTACTCTTACTTTCTAGTATTATATTAGATTAAAGATTCGTGGGTTTCGGAGTATATTGGGCGGAATCAGTTGTTTGAGGTGAAAGAATGTTAATTAGTCAAATAGGTTTCTTTTGTGAAGCTGTTGATTTTTGAGCTTGTTGGTTGATTTGTATGGCACCATTGCAGTTTGGTGCACGAAGGGTTTTTGATTGTGAAAGATGGTATTGATTGAAGTTAGGTTCGGTTGTTAACTGGGACTTTTTGTTGTCCGCATTTCGTCATGTGTTTGATATCAAGTTCAAGAATCACATTTGAGAAAACAATAATAGTTAGTTCTTCATCTAGATTCTAGAAAGCATTAGCATCTTGTCTTATGCATACTGGATGGCACGTTTACTTctgtcatggaattctgaCTTACTCCTTGCTTGCAGGTGCTATGAATattccttttctatttctgaCGAATGGTAGGTGTTAGcagttttcatatttttcattcgGGGCACAATGAACTCTCATGGAGCTCTgtgtttgagaaaatatacTTTCATGTGATAGTTATGACTGTTCTTAGGCAAAACAATGGCAATAAGAATCTGAAGGAATTAATACAATCTCATGTGTCTTAGGTGGTGGCATCCCAGAGTCCAGAAGAGCCTCAGAATTAAGTGATATTCTTGGAGTGAAGATTTTAGCTTCTCAGGTATAATCATGTTACGTCCATCAATCATGTTATGTCCATCGGGAGTTGCCCAGTGCATAGTAATATCCGTTCTTGTGAATGAGTTATGTGCCTGTGCTTTGGATGTAGGTAGTGCAAGGTCACTCACCCTTTAGAACTTTGCTAAAGAGGTATATTACCTCCTCTTATTGATAGTTTTCTTCACATATTGCTTTACTTTCCTTCCAGTTTCTCAGTATAATTCTGTCTGTACATTTCTGAATCTATTTTCAAAGAGAAACATAAGATTACGAGTACTCCAACCAACAGGTTTGTGTTCCTATGGTGTGAAATTTTAGGAGTGGGCAAGTTTTCTGGGATTGTAGGAAGAACATTTGATTTCAATGTCATCTAAGGCAATACTGATGATGAACTTTCAGGTTGTCCATTTCCAGCAAAAGGTATTTTAAGTTAACTTGTGGCTTAGGTGCTATGTTGTACTCATATCTACTGATGATGTTTTAGATGTTCAGAATGGAATTATAAAACGACAATTCACATTGAAGTCTTTGGCAATAGGATTGTCTGCTAACCTAGTAAAGTGAGAATTGTTTGACAACCTTGTAATTTCCAGTCTCCCTATgctttttcttaattgaatAAATCTGCTTAAGTGGagtcttttgtttttcctatCTAATCTTTGTTGATGATTTTCGTGGAACTTACTAGTGTGATTAGCAAATTGTTCATGAGTTCTTACAATTGTTTGTCGTCTTCTGTTTTAGATATGAAAATGAATTCATTGTTGCTACTGGAAAAGGGGAACCATATGAAAATGAATTCATTGTTGCGAAAGGAAAAGGGGAACCTGCCGTTGTTATGTCTGAATATGGCTTTAAGTAagctctctcttctctctctctctcttcttatTTCGTTGAAAGAAATTTGATTCTTCTTTTAGTACATGTAGAGTGTGATTGGTATGCATGAATGGATTTGAGTGTGAATGGAATgaactgaaaaatgaaataaaagtagGAATGGAGTAGTTTTAATATAACCTTCCTATGTTTAGTATAATGAAGGAATAAGAAAaggaattgaataaaaaaattcaaatcacttgtttatatgtttggtggatagtaataaaatttgaaggaaaaagaattaaacagacacacaaaaattttgttacataagaaatattattttaaaatattaaattaaatataaatttacaatatatatatctatatatatatatttgaatgatTTTATGTATTAGATATCCAATAAATACTTCTTATATACGAAAGAAATAtcaaacttattaaaaaagaacaaatatcaataatattagataaattcaatataatattttacactTATAGTAACTACatttataataacatataatttttgtgattacaaaatcttgaaaatgcaaatttttattaaatgttatttcgcaatataaaaaaaataatgtattccCAATCTAATGGGAATAGCTAAAACCATGGGGGAGATATGGAATAGCTATTCCATACTTGTAGGAATAGGCAttcctaatattaatttataccaaGCATATATTTAGGAATGAGCTTAGGAATGCTTATTCTATTCCTTGCTCATTGCTACATACCAATCTTCCCATTAGTTGTTAAGTCACAGTACATGCAGGAGAGTTATCTCACTAGAGGAGTATGCATCACAGTTCAAGAACATTGATCCTGTGGCTCAGTACAAGAGGTGGACAACTGAGCAGGAATTGAACTGCTCACGAAATTCTGAGAAGATTGCCTCGAGCCATATCGATTGTTCCCAAAAGGTCAAAGCTGCTTTTGTTGTTAGTGATCCTGTTGACTGGGGGAGGGACATACAGGtatattttgttatgtgtATATAAGAGCACCAAGAGCTTGCAAATTGCTTGTTGAAACACAAAggatcatttttctttctgtagTTCAGTGATCAATTATCTGTTCATTGTGTGACTTAAATCGGATGCATACTCATAATCTTGTGTCTATATTGCAAGTCACATAGATTATATTCTGAGACATTGTTACAGATTTTTCCTTAGTCAAAAGCAAAACTATAATTGGAAGTGGTGTAGCGATAACAGGCAATTCGATCTTACATCATCACATGGTACTCCAGATATCAGAATCAACACTTGAATTGCTTGATGTACAGTCAAAGTAACCAGGATCACCTTCTCTTGGTTCAGGGAGGTAGAAACCATTTTTTTGAATCAAACATTTATGATgccttaattaatatttatgataatgaAAAGCTCTTTCTATGAGTATCGTTACCTAATCAATTCCATTTCATTCATCTGCATGCTCATTTGTTTTGCCTTGTCGTCTCATATGAGGAATCATGAATCCTATCGTATTCCCATCTTTGAAACAAGTAACTGACAAAATCTAGGTTCTGTGCGATATTTTGACATCTGGAGGTGTTCCTGAAGAGGAGAATGGGCAACAACCACCACTGTATTTTGCTGCAGATGATCTGCAATACCAGGTTAGTAACAATTGTTGCTGTGCGGAGATAGTAAACAAGATGTAGATATCTTCCAGTGTTCAGAATTTTGCTCGgcctctaattttaatttttgaattttgaagtgCGGTGGAAAAGAAACTTTCTatgatgatattaacaaatatagtGTTAACTTGTAACTTGCATTTATTCACATTTGATAAATGATGAGAATATACTGTGCTGATGAGTTGTCAAATTATTACAGGCTGCATTTCCTTCAGAACGTCTTGGTATGGGTGCATTTAGGATCGCTCTCGAGAGTGTCTTCAATAGGTACTTTTATGGTTGTGAAATTCCATTCATCCCCACCATGGTAGGAAATTGTAAGACATATTATGAAACGTGtgcagaaacaaaaaggaaaatcaaaCACAACTGCACACAATTTATACGTGGTTTGAAGAATACTCCTATGTTCATTACCACTCAAGTTCTTTTATTCGGGTAGAATTTCATACAACTGTAATAGACTATCACCAGTTAACTATTTATACGAGGAAACCTCTAgaacattttaaattacaattttcccaTCGACAAGCAACATGTAACACTCTCCACACTCTGATATACTATGTCGAACCTTACACAAAATGGTCTACTCAAAAGGTCTGCAGTAATCCACCAACATGAAACATGGCCAAGTATACTGGAATGCTGTTCTTCAGTTGTTCCTTCTGTATTACTCTTTGCTTATTATTGATTACCCAGttttcaatgaattttcagaattcatGACAAACCGTTGGAGTATACATCTTTCGGGAAACCAAATCCATTTGTTTTCAGCAATGCGGAAATGATATTAAGACAGCTCTTGCAATTTCCCACTCCTGGTAATGTCGGAACGGAAGATGTCAGGTTACCTTCTTTCAAAACCCTGTACATGATTGGCGACAATCCCTTGGTTGATGTCAAAGGAGCACAGCAGGTCTCTCTTGTTTTCAGTTCAACTATTATAATCAGTTGTTCAATCATATGTTCACATAATGATTGGTTATGTTGTTTCTGAGGCAACTTGTTCTCATTCCACAGGCAGGATACCCCtggttttcaattttgaccaGGACAGGTGTTTTCAGGCAAAGGGAGAACCATACACAGTATCCAGCTGATATGGTAAACCTAATGATTCTGTActctttgtttcttcttcttttcacCGTTGTATCTGTGAAAACAATTTGCCGTAGTCTTTCTTTACATGGTTTTCTCGTCGTCTCCTTGTTTCCTATCATGACCACATGGTTTTGCATTTTGTGTTCCACCCCTGCGCGCTGTGGTCTGAACACTCCGAGGTCTcttattctatattttatcgGCCTGGGAACATCATTGTGAATCATGTCACATCAGCATAATGTAGATTCTAGTGGCAACGTGGTTTAATTATCATGTCTAATGTTTCCATATCAAGCACATATAAAAATTCTTCTTCGTGATGCTTATGTTGGAGCCCGGTGCCGCCTTAAATTGTTACATCTAAGGATTGTGCAGGTGGTCGATACCGTGGAAGAGGCGGTGGAGTTTATACTCAAAAGGGAGGATGCTTCCTATGTAGTTGATTAAAGCAATAGAGGAAAGGTGAAATTTCTTGGTTCCAGCAACCACCACCATATTCATCTACTTTGATGGGGAATGTAATTTCTTGATATCTTTGATTACTTCACACTCTCTGTTCACAATCAAACCTCCGACGATTTTCACCGTCTCCAACTTCCATGCGCACCCATTCTCGCACTGGATCTCCACATCTACATCCGTCGCAAtgcagaaaaagtaaaaaacaaaacattaattacaattcaggctctaaaaattgaaatttaagtgAGAATTTATAAATGCATGTGGGTTCTacatatgtaatttaattgtattattaaatGCCTAATCAACTTCTCTGTAAAAACCCTCATTCATATCATTATCACAATTTCAATTACAGCTTAATACATTACACATTTACCCTAAAGGTGGTCTTGATGAATGATCAAAAGGCCTAATATAAATTGTAAGGTGTTTACTTACATGTATTATCATTCATTTTATCAAGTGTTGTTTACTTACAAGTATCGTAACAATTTTGATAGCAAAATTACCTTTTAGCCcatctttacaaaatttaaacgcacaacaaaatggtgaagtTCCCTTAAAACTTTCGAGTAGTATTACAAGAGttcaaagttttcatttttcatacaaaatagCTACATCATATTtcaccatataaaaatataaaaaattattttttttctaaaaatggactaattttacaattttataaatttaagaaactaAAGTGATAAAGTCAAACTTAAATTGACTATATTACCCTACAAAAAGTAAAACTCCGATCATATTTTCTCCAGAAAATGGTCCAAGGAACCAAACTAagacagaaattaaaatttaaaaatactaaaataaaaatataaactcgagaaactaaaataattttaaatgaatactTAAGTACCATATACAACATTTACCCCATTATAAAAGATGGCGTATATGCAAGTCAGACAATGTAACGACGTCGTAACATCTCCTTGGCGGAAACACTGTGCTCAGCTCACCAACATACTGTTCAATCAACAGATAAGGCTCCCCAAAACCAACTgatcccctctctctctctcaatccTCTCAACAATGGAAGCCACTCTCTTCAACTTCCCCTCCTCCAAACCTCCTCTGCCGTCCTCCGCCGCCCTTTCCCTCAAATCCCACTTTAGCAACCCATTCTTCACCACCACCCACCGCCGGAAATTCTCGCCCAAGACTCCAAGTTTACCCAATATCCAAGCAGCTATAAGCCGCACCAAGAAGGAAGAAACAGTAGAGAAAGTGAAGCAAGAACTCGAGGGCTGCCACCTTATCGCCGGCATTGGCTACAAGGGCCTCACTGTCCAACAGTTTCAAGAACTCAGAACCCAACTCCCTGAAACCTCCAAGCTTTTGGTTGCCAAGAACACCCTTGTGCTTAAAGCAATTGAGGGCACAAAATGGGAGGCTTTGAAACCGTGCATGAAGGGTATGAATGCGTGGCTCTTTGTGCACAGTGAGGAAATCCCAGCTGCTCTGAAGCCTTACAGGACTTTCCAGAAGGAGAAGAAGTTGGAAGATAATGATTTCACAGGGGCTGTTTTTGAAGGGAAGTTTTATGGGCCTGAGGAGTTTAAGGCATTGGAGAATTTGCCTACAAGAGCTGAGGTTTATGCTCAGTTTTTGGGGGCTTTGAAGGGACCTGCTTCTGCTGTTGTTGGGACTATTCAGGCTCCTGCCAGGGATTTGATCATGGTGCTGCAAGCTTATTGCAAGAAGCTGGAAGAGGAGGGTGCTGGGCAAtagtgattttctttttcctatctGGTTGGATTATATGGTATGTAGCTTCTCTTGTTAATTGGAAGCACTATTTTTATGTAAGGAATTGTAGCATAGATTCTTTGTACAATTCAAGACACAATTGGTGATGCTTCATTTAATGAGTCACTGCCcgagttttatatatattttggatgGTATTAGATCCTGGCCTAGAAATGAAGCTCGGATGCTCTTTACTCTTATTGTCGTAATGAACTTAGCTCTATTATAAACTACTTTATGCTCCATGACCCGATTGATTATGTCATGTTATTTGTTAGCTCAGAGAAATCGAATTCCTTGATTTCGGATGTTGtatgttttcttgtttaactTTTGTGTGATTATGTTTTCAGCTCATGAGAACATTTTTATGCGCTATTTATCTAAATGCTGCATTGATTCTCTGACCCCTTGTTTTTCTGTGTTTATTAGTGGATGCTTGCTGAATGGCTTGAGCAGCTTCCTATTTTCATATCAGTGTGAGGTTGGGTTATTTATCATGTCGCGTATATCTGactattaattgaattttgcgCCTGGGATTATTTTCCGAGAGACCTGCTCTATGATGAATTTGGTTGacaaattattgtcatttagGTTTCTTGGTCACTATACACAGGAGGAACTTGAGGGATGACATCTATTTTAAATCTATATTAATCAgagttttgaaaatatgaCATTGCTTTTCATATGATGGTTATGTTCTTCTGCAACTGAATCATGTTGGTAGTAGCTCATAAAAATCCTTTTGGCACCTGCCAACTGCCACATCATTTTGTTAACCCCATCCACTATATGATATTATATCTGCAAAATTATCAGGAGTTCCAAATTGAGGTGTtcatttgtaaattaaaagCAAGAAAGGAGTTCTCCGCTATGCacattgcaataattttttttctttttttctctgaACAAACACAGGAAAATAGGTctcttgaatatttaattctttctcAGCCAAAGGAACTTCATTGTTGGTAAAACATAAGTCAATAGTAATAGTTCTAAATTGAGCACCTCTTGTTAACGCAGTCCAGTTAATGCTCCAGATCATCAGACTTAAGAGCATGTAAGACTTATGGGAACGTTTGTAGGGGCAAGACTTGGGTTACTCAAACATTTTATACTGCTCAAGATCTCCTCTTAAGTTATTACCACTATTTAGTTCTTGAATTGGCTGTCCTGTTTCCTTTTGATGGATCTTAATGTCTCGTCCTTGTTTGTGCTGAGCTATGTACTCTAAGACTCTACTTAATGGAGGCCAAATTTAGTGACTATAGTACCATACCTTTTACAATTCTGTACTTGAGTTCGTCTTGCTCATATTATGTTCACTTTGAGGTGGATCATCTTTGCAACTTAGGACATGAGGttggaaaataataaaaatatcctaTCCAAGTAAGACTGCAGCAGCATACGTTTCTTTAGATAAGTTGTCTTTGTTACTTAATATccgttttcaaattttctctatttttctgcTGCGtaatggaggaaaaattggtaGAATGCTTCTTTATTGGtgtattattatgttaaaaatcGCTCGCTTTTTCTTGGGACGATCAACGACTGATTCTTGGGCTATATGCTATTGAAGAAATTGAATAGTGCATTCTGACTGTATTCTTTGCCTAGAAACAATCAGCTGTACTCAGTGCATCTCAGTAGctgaaatattgatttatgaCGGTGAAATTTgcatctatatctatatctatctatGTGAATCCTGCAGCGTTTATTACCATTGGAAAAcacttattaaaattttcaattcaattgtaaaatacaataataaattgcAAGAGGAGGTAAAGAAGTGGAAATCAACAACCAGAACTGTATGGTCTTAATGTACCGttcatgttatatttgttGAACGATCCGAGGCGATAATGTTAAAACGTTTCATTGATGATTCCCAATGTGCTCAACTATGTGATCAAAACATTTAGTTGATGTATCACCATGGCTGTTACGCCTGCATGatcttttcttgattgttcATATACTTGAATGTACTGTTGATGCCTGCAACAACGGTGTCGACCGGTATGATTATATCTCGACCGGACGACCATTCTATCTGAAAATCACAATGCGAAGAATCTTGGAAACTATGAGACCTCCTAAGTGGCTATTTGCCATGGCCAAAAAGAGACATTATGGTAAATGCAGAAGATTGCTCATGTTTTCCTGCAGTTGCGGACAGTAGAGAAGAAACTTCGATGGCTGCATCAAGTTTCATAGTGTAAATGATGAGAGTTGAGTTGTGttctgaaattttgaaatatcacATCATGTCTGTATCAGTTCGTTATAGTAATCTAGCCGTAGTGGCATATTGTACCTACGTATATacaatagataatttttcatacttaaaatatattataaataaaaaagataaaatagaattgatGCAATGGcattaaaaaatgatgttgATTCACCTTTGCagggagaaaaaaataattataattaatttttaaaattgtataattaggGGTATAATTGTTATGCTTAAAAATTGGTGTGGCGGTGTCACTGACCTCTGTTGTGAGTGTAAAgagtcttttttttaatacctGTCGTGGCAAACCATGATATAATAAATCGCAGTcaagttactataaattttgaaaagttgaatgagttagttattttatcagttGAAGGAATTTTTGGagttcacaaaaattaatacaacagTGTCGAAACTGTCATTTTGTGTctatagtatttattttctttataatagtGCATATATTTGCATAGATTGTAGATGAACATGTGAATTTGGTACtccaataaaatttcattgaaaCATTTAACACAATACTATTGGAGTAAGATATataccaaaaattcaaattagtaataaagttgaaaaccaaaaatcaaaacccTCATGAGAggcaaattacaaaaatgccCTCAATCTCCTCTTTttcatcaatataatatttctttaaatatattcaaaatcataattttcttacTTTAAATCATTACACCTAAACAACACACCAAGAATTaagactaaaaaaaaaagggatagGGGTAGAATTGTCCAACTGAGGTGAATGAATTTTCACCTCTAGCTCCTCTTCTGTGCCGTTACATACAGTTCTCTGTACTGTCTACTAAAGTCGCTTGAGACTCATCCTCATAGTTTCACATCAATAAAAGACGGAACGCGACTTACCTTCAAAGTTCATAATTCTTTACCACTATTggtatttcaatttcaatttcaattattacatCAACCCATCAGCCATTAATTCTCTCAGTTCGAACTGTACAgaatcaaaaatcaaaacccaGAGCCAGATATAAACAACGAGGGCCCTTCAATTTTTGAGCTGAGAAGGGCCTGAAATTTGGGGCAGTTTCTGAGGAAAATGGACGATTATACGAGAGAAATGATGGATTTGAAAACCCTGGTCACTCGTACTCTCGAGAAGAAAGGCGTTCTTGCCAAGATCCGGGTTAGCATTGCtgctctctttatttttcttttttctttttttttcctttcgtCTTTTTTGTGGTTTCTCTTATTCTGTTGTAATTACTCAGTTTGTATGTTTATATCTTTCTTCTGTTCGTGGGTATGGAATTTGAGGGCTTTAAATTGTTGGGCCTAGGAGAGAGGTTCAGGCGATCTGGTAATTTTAAGTGAATTATtcagatatttttttgtattttagaaGCTGTGTTTTagtttttgtcaaaataaaggGTATTCTTTttggtgtttgtgtgtgtgtgtgtgtagttgATGGCAGTATAGTGTGTGTATTTCTGGTTGTACTTAATTCTTGCTTATATGTTAGCTTCAGATTTAGACTAGGTGGAAAATTAGATAATGGGATTGCATGCTATTTGCATCACATGTAAGAGGGCGTCCTTGGACCTTTTGCTGGGATTTTAGTAAATGGCTGTTCGTATGCACAGGCTTTCTGATTTGATTGTCGCGACCCGTGCTTGAGGTTGTTTATGTTGTGCGTTCTAATTATACTTAGCGTTGCAGTTTCTTAGCTTCTTTCTTGTACCAAATTCAACGTGTGATTTGGGTTGTAAAGAGTTATAGTAGTCCGTAGTTGTCTACTGGTCTGATTCTTTCATGGCTAACCTTGTGGAAGAGTTTCAAAGTGTTCTCAGATTTTACTAGATAGACATACAACATAAGTAAAAGTGGAGTTCCTTATAGTATCTATTTGTTGTTTCTGAAGATTTGCTAGAACCAGTAATCCAATCAACAAAGTATTTGTAGAGACTTATGATGAACATGCATATACTTGGAGctaattatggaaaaatgTGGCTTTCTAGTTCGTTTTATACTAAATGCTGAAAATTCTGCACTCCTTGGTTATTTAGGCTGAACTGAGAGCTAGTGTGTTTGAAGCGATAGAAGAGGAAGATAGAGTGGTGGAGAAAGAAGAAGGACTGCCTCCTGCACTTTTGGGTAGCTGCAATGACCGTGCAAAGCAACTTCACAACTCTCCTTCAGGTTAGATTCAATGATGTGGTCTCTTTCTTTTCATGCTCATGACCTGTTGAGCTATATGAATTTGTAGACAAATTAGGGAAGAAGAAAATCTTTGGTGACTTGATATATGCAGacatatatttcaatatattattactagCTAACTTTCATCCAAGTTCTGAATGTTATGGAAATTATGTTTTCCAACTGCTCAAAAGTTCTATCAGGAATTATGCATTTGGACCTCTTATTGTACTTCAAGCTCCCTGGGATTTCTTGAGCTAATATgctttttcactatttttgtGAGTGCAGGAAGGCTTCTAACTGCACTGATATGTGAATATCTGGATTGGGCTCAATTAAACCACACATTGAAAGTTTACTTACCAGAGTGTAATTTGGTATTTCCGCCATGTGCTGCCACTTGTTCCATTTTCTTAGTCAGGTTTATTATTTATGGGGTACAATTTTGTTAAccttcatttcaatttcagcCAAAGGATTCATGGAAATCAGAGTTAAAAGAATTTAGCAGCAAGAATGGATACGATCTTAATCGGAACGGAGATAGTGGGCCTTTGCTTTTGGATGTTCTTGAGGGGTACTTAAAGTATGAGGTCTGATGAAGAGCTGCTTTGTATACTATCATTCTTATTTCGGCAAACTGAACAATGCTATTCTTATCTCTAGTTTCCTAGCTTAAATTGTTAGATGAGGTGTTAGCATGCAGCTAACCGACATGGAATTTTTCCAACTCTCCTCTAAGGTTTTATGTTTCTGAACAATTAACATGCTTGGTATTCATAAAGAAGCTTCACACTGATGTCAGAGTGATGTATCTTCCGGTTAATGTCAAATAGTAGCATATCATTAATCATTTTCAGTTCGTTAGAAGGCGTTCACTTTTCTTGACAGTTTGATGTGTGTTTTTGCAGAATTTAT
This region of Sesamum indicum cultivar Zhongzhi No. 13 linkage group LG4, S_indicum_v1.0, whole genome shotgun sequence genomic DNA includes:
- the LOC105161132 gene encoding uncharacterized protein YKR070W-like isoform X8, which produces MYIGGISCSSFGIAFDIDGVILRGTTPIGNSRRALRRLYDDSGGGIPESRRASELSDILGVKILASQVVQGHSPFRTLLKRYENEFIVATGKGEPAVVMSEYGFKRVISLEEYASQFKNIDPVAQYKRWTTEQELNCSRNSEKIASSHIDCSQKVKAAFVVSDPVDWGRDIQVLCDILTSGGVPEEENGQQPPLYFAADDLQYQAAFPSERLGMGAFRIALESVFNRIHDKPLEYTSFGKPNPFVFSNAEMILRQLLQFPTPGNVGTEDVRLPSFKTLYMIGDNPLVDVKGAQQAGYPWFSILTRTGVFRQRENHTQYPADMVNLMILYSLFLLLFTVVSVKTICRSLSLHGFLVVSLFPIMTTWFCILCSTPARCGLNTPRSLILYFIGLGTSL
- the LOC105161132 gene encoding uncharacterized protein YKR070W-like isoform X7; this encodes MYIGGISWKIERRRKRKEYEVPIQTASAIVFAPAAASGGCGGVASFSNKAVVSSFGIAFDIDGVILRGTTPIGNSRRALRRLYDDSGAMNIPFLFLTNGGGIPESRRASELSDILGVKILASQVVQGHSPFRTLLKRYENEFIVATGKGEPYENEFIVAKGKGEPAVVMSEYGFKRVISLEEYASQFKNIDPVAQYKRWTTEQELNCSRNSEKIASSHIDCSQKVKAAFVVSDPVDWGRDIQVLCDILTSGGVPEEENGQQPPLYFAADDLQYQAAFPSERLGMGAFRIALESVFNRIHDKPLEYTSFGKPNPFVFSNAEMILRQLLQFPTPGNVGTEDVRLPSFKTLYMIGDNPLVDVKGAQQAGYPWFSILTRTGVFRQRENHTQYPADMVVDTVEEAVEFILKREDASYVVD
- the LOC105161132 gene encoding uncharacterized protein YKR070W-like isoform X3; its protein translation is MRFRFKQPVPLSLLQPRQAAAAAASLHSVTKHSSFGIAFDIDGVILRGTTPIGNSRRALRRLYDDSGAMNIPFLFLTNGGGIPESRRASELSDILGVKILASQVVQGHSPFRTLLKRYENEFIVATGKGEPYENEFIVAKGKGEPAVVMSEYGFKRVISLEEYASQFKNIDPVAQYKRWTTEQELNCSRNSEKIASSHIDCSQKVKAAFVVSDPVDWGRDIQVLCDILTSGGVPEEENGQQPPLYFAADDLQYQAAFPSERLGMGAFRIALESVFNRIHDKPLEYTSFGKPNPFVFSNAEMILRQLLQFPTPGNVGTEDVRLPSFKTLYMIGDNPLVDVKGAQQAGYPWFSILTRTGVFRQRENHTQYPADMVNLMILYSLFLLLFTVVSVKTICRSLSLHGFLVVSLFPIMTTWFCILCSTPARCGLNTPRSLILYFIGLGTSL
- the LOC105161132 gene encoding uncharacterized protein YKR070W-like isoform X6, producing MRFRFKQPVPLSLLQPRQAAAAAASLHSVTKHSSFGIAFDIDGVILRGTTPIGNSRRALRRLYDDSGGGIPESRRASELSDILGVKILASQVVQGHSPFRTLLKRYENEFIVATGKGEPAVVMSEYGFKRVISLEEYASQFKNIDPVAQYKRWTTEQELNCSRNSEKIASSHIDCSQKVKAAFVVSDPVDWGRDIQVLCDILTSGGVPEEENGQQPPLYFAADDLQYQAAFPSERLGMGAFRIALESVFNRIHDKPLEYTSFGKPNPFVFSNAEMILRQLLQFPTPGNVGTEDVRLPSFKTLYMIGDNPLVDVKGAQQAGYPWFSILTRTGVFRQRENHTQYPADMVNLMILYSLFLLLFTVVSVKTICRSLSLHGFLVVSLFPIMTTWFCILCSTPARCGLNTPRSLILYFIGLGTSL